Proteins encoded together in one Gadus chalcogrammus isolate NIFS_2021 chromosome 18, NIFS_Gcha_1.0, whole genome shotgun sequence window:
- the LOC130371289 gene encoding cytochrome c oxidase assembly protein COX11, mitochondrial, whose product MLLPCVLRELSRCSTLLMHCSRVLRLQQKLQPSERGLHTQAQEFIARRIGLRWKPQTRGIKNRSNKRGSQEDEWKSKNKTVLTYIAAAGVGMIGISYASVPLYRLYCQASGLGGTAVAGHDADQVATMTPVKDRIIKITFNADTHASMQWNFRPQQSEIYVVPGETALAFYRARNPTDKPVIGISTYNVVPFDAGQYFNKIQCFCFEEQRLNPKEEVDMPVFFYIDPEFDEDPRMARVDTITLSYTFFEAKEGQPLPPLPGYSYK is encoded by the exons ATGCTTCTCCCCTGCGTTCTCCGTGAGCTTTCTCGGTGCTCTACACTGTTGATGCACTGCAGCCGTGTGCTAAGACTACAACAAAAACTACAGCCCAGCGAGAGGGGTCTCCACACTCAGGCCCAGGAGTTCATAGCGCGGCGCATCGGTCTACGATGGAAGCCGCAGACCAGGGGCATCAAGAATAGGAGTAACAAACGCGGGAGCCAGGAGGATGAGTGGAAGAGCAAGAACAAGACGGTGCTGACGTACATCGCCGCGGCCGGCGTGGGAATGATCGGGATCTCGTATGCATCGGTGCCACTCTACAGACTGTACTGCCAG GCCTCGGGGCTCGGCGGCACGGCCGTGGCGGGCCACGATGCGGACCAGGTGGCGACGATGACACCCGTGAAGGACCGCATCATCAAGATCACCTTCAACGCCGATACGCACGCCAGCATGCAGTGGAACTTCCGTCCGCAGCAGTCCGAGATCTAC GTAGTCCCAGGAGAGACGGCTCTGGCCTTTTACAGGGCCAGGAACCCTACTGACAAACCCGTCATCGGCATCTCCACCTACAACGTAGTGCCCTTCGATGCCGGACAGTACTTCAACAAAATCCAG tgtTTCTGCTTCGAGGAGCAGCGGCTAAACccaaaggaggaggtggacatgCCCGTGTTCTTCTACATCGACCCCGAGTTCGACGAGGACCCACGGATGGCGCGCGTCGACACCATCACCCTCTCCTACACCTTCTTCGAGGCCAAGGAGGgccagcctctgccccccctGCCCGGGTACAGCTACAAATGA